Proteins encoded together in one Planctomyces sp. SH-PL14 window:
- a CDS encoding type II secretion system protein GspD — protein sequence MPFAAPSIVVRAALRLGMTLGAAVTVAIGFGLLSATVVSAQGHSIGNGAPSRPRYEYSGKIQQAQYEQWAQLPTPVPPQPDPAVPWPGHSYPGGPPPSAPPRLLPPGPATGGAPPYPPLTPAPPTRSVPSDATSWTPVPQADPRNGSVPNGFPSGGQRYPGYVAPPPPASVDSSPAAQSFSGVPPGGPANVEVTPFPGTAVLPDTSPRYSFRFQNAPWTVVLRQFARDFGMSLDMRQAPPGELNYYDENAYSESQVIDILNDHLLRSGFVLTRNGRKLSLFSSADPIDDGAIPFITLPQLDGLGRNEVASVAFPYELLSEGTITEMRQVMSPLGRVRTLTNSRRVILTDTGDYLRRIRDLLSGTGVGAADIHTVAFRLRNAPAEEAAVAINNVLLSGMAGPVGPAIVQAGGAPPPAMAGPQIVVPEKVTNRLFARGTSEELGVIQRLICEIDAPPPQVFIQALLVEVQLGNTDEFGVEVGLQDSVLFQRSVIDNILTVTETVTSPNGTQTSNQRIVSQTANPGFNFNNQPLGNNITASPSTVGTQGLSNLGVGRINGDLGFGGLVLSAGSESISVLLRALSAKHHIDVLSRPQIRTLDNHEAVIQIGQQVPVVDGVAITGVGSANPVIRQDQAGIILRVMPRIGPDGLVLMDVNAEKSAFQLAPGTGVPIFTDATNGNVIEAPVKDVTSAQTAVGARTGQTIVLGGMITRDNATVENKVPYLGDIPILGHLFRYDRKQSVRKELLIFLTPHILEGPDHEAKLKLDESNKIAMPWHDVTEIHGPIFDDPPLFPETSDATSILGPRDQQATSPDVTPAASADRNAADAAVSRRMQRQGPPVSPTGVVQASHTQDPAATSASGQGTTPGANTVTPPATVVGPKQKPWSTWGRWQSTKKTRAP from the coding sequence ATGCCGTTTGCCGCCCCATCGATCGTCGTTCGCGCCGCATTGCGGCTCGGGATGACGCTCGGCGCGGCGGTGACCGTGGCGATCGGATTCGGCCTGCTGTCGGCGACGGTCGTTTCGGCCCAGGGGCATTCGATCGGCAACGGCGCTCCCTCTCGCCCCCGCTATGAATATTCGGGGAAGATCCAGCAGGCCCAGTACGAACAATGGGCCCAGCTTCCCACCCCGGTCCCCCCCCAGCCCGACCCCGCGGTCCCCTGGCCGGGACACTCGTACCCCGGGGGGCCGCCTCCCTCGGCTCCCCCCCGGCTTCTCCCCCCGGGACCGGCGACCGGTGGCGCCCCGCCTTATCCACCCCTGACTCCCGCCCCGCCGACACGCTCGGTTCCGAGCGACGCCACCAGCTGGACTCCCGTCCCCCAGGCCGATCCGCGGAATGGCTCCGTGCCGAACGGCTTTCCATCGGGGGGCCAGCGATACCCGGGGTACGTCGCTCCCCCGCCGCCGGCCTCCGTCGATTCCTCTCCCGCCGCACAGTCGTTCTCCGGCGTTCCGCCAGGCGGACCCGCGAATGTGGAAGTCACTCCGTTTCCCGGTACGGCCGTTCTCCCCGACACGTCGCCGCGGTACTCCTTCCGCTTCCAGAACGCCCCCTGGACCGTCGTCCTGCGGCAGTTCGCCCGCGACTTCGGCATGTCGCTCGACATGCGGCAGGCCCCTCCCGGGGAACTGAACTACTACGACGAGAACGCCTACTCCGAGTCGCAGGTGATCGACATCCTCAACGATCACCTGCTGCGGAGCGGCTTCGTCCTGACCCGCAACGGCCGCAAGCTCTCGCTCTTCTCATCCGCCGACCCGATCGACGACGGCGCCATCCCGTTCATCACCCTTCCCCAGCTCGACGGATTGGGACGGAACGAAGTCGCGAGTGTCGCCTTCCCCTACGAACTCCTCTCGGAGGGGACGATCACGGAGATGCGGCAGGTCATGAGTCCGCTCGGCCGCGTCCGGACCCTCACGAACTCCCGCCGCGTCATCCTCACCGACACGGGCGACTACCTCCGGCGCATCCGCGACCTCCTCTCCGGCACCGGCGTCGGCGCGGCGGACATCCACACCGTCGCCTTCCGTCTCCGGAACGCTCCCGCCGAGGAAGCCGCGGTGGCGATCAACAACGTCCTCCTGTCCGGGATGGCGGGACCGGTCGGTCCGGCCATCGTACAGGCGGGCGGCGCCCCTCCGCCCGCCATGGCTGGTCCGCAGATCGTGGTGCCGGAGAAAGTCACCAACCGGCTCTTCGCCCGCGGGACTTCGGAAGAGCTGGGGGTCATCCAGCGGCTCATCTGCGAGATCGACGCGCCGCCGCCGCAGGTGTTCATCCAGGCGCTGCTCGTCGAAGTCCAGCTCGGCAACACGGACGAGTTCGGCGTCGAGGTCGGTCTGCAGGATTCGGTCCTGTTCCAGCGAAGCGTGATCGACAACATCCTGACGGTCACCGAGACCGTCACCAGCCCCAACGGCACGCAGACGTCCAACCAGCGGATCGTTTCGCAGACGGCCAATCCCGGTTTCAATTTCAACAACCAGCCGCTCGGCAACAACATCACCGCCAGTCCCTCGACCGTCGGCACCCAGGGGCTGTCGAACCTGGGCGTCGGGCGGATCAACGGAGACCTCGGTTTCGGCGGCCTCGTCCTCTCGGCCGGTTCGGAGTCGATCAGCGTCCTGCTCCGCGCCCTCTCCGCAAAGCACCACATCGACGTCCTGAGCCGACCGCAGATCCGGACCCTCGACAACCACGAAGCAGTGATCCAGATCGGTCAGCAGGTCCCTGTCGTCGACGGTGTGGCGATCACGGGCGTCGGAAGCGCCAACCCGGTCATCCGCCAGGACCAGGCGGGAATCATCCTGCGAGTCATGCCCCGCATCGGTCCCGACGGTCTGGTCCTGATGGACGTCAATGCGGAGAAGAGCGCGTTCCAGCTCGCCCCCGGGACCGGCGTCCCGATCTTCACCGACGCGACGAACGGCAACGTCATCGAAGCCCCCGTGAAGGACGTCACGAGCGCCCAGACCGCGGTCGGGGCCCGGACCGGTCAGACGATCGTCCTCGGCGGAATGATCACCCGCGACAACGCAACGGTGGAGAACAAGGTCCCCTACCTCGGCGACATTCCGATCCTCGGCCACCTGTTCCGGTACGACCGCAAGCAGTCGGTCCGCAAGGAGCTCCTGATCTTCCTGACGCCGCACATTCTCGAAGGCCCGGATCACGAGGCGAAGCTCAAGCTGGATGAATCGAACAAGATCGCCATGCCCTGGCACGACGTGACCGAGATCCACGGTCCCATCTTCGACGACCCGCCGCTGTTCCCCGAGACCTCCGACGCCACCTCAATCCTGGGGCCGCGCGACCAGCAGGCCACGAGCCCGGACGTGACCCCCGCCGCCTCCGCCGATCGCAACGCCGCGGACGCGGCGGTCTCGCGACGCATGCAAAGACAGGGCCCCCCGGTGTCACCGACGGGAGTGGTGCAGGCCTCTCATACGCAGGACCCGGCCGCGACATCCGCATCAGGTCAGGGGACCACACCCGGAGCCAACACGGTGACTCCCCCCGCGACAGTGGTCGGCCCGAAGCAGAAGCCATGGTCAACCTGGGGACGCTGGCAGTCGACAAAGAAGACTCGCGCTCCTTGA